One part of the Bdellovibrio bacteriovorus genome encodes these proteins:
- the glpX gene encoding class II fructose-bisphosphatase: MDRNLALEFVRVTEAAALASARWVGRGEEKPADAAAVDAMRKAFDIINMDGTVVIGEGERDEAPMLYIGEKVGTNSGDAPALDIALDPLEGTTICATGGVGSISVIAVAEKGKFLHAPDTYMDKIACGPAAKGVIDIDKSATENIHAVAKALDKAVNDLTVVILNRPRHEALIAEVRRTGARIHLIGDGDVSAAVGAAWPDSGIDLLMGVGGAPEGVISAAAMQCLGGDFQGRLKFRNEEERARATRMGLKDLDKKFTVDELASGSVMFVATGVTDGPFLKGVRFLPDGKAKSHSVVMRSQTGTIRTIEAFHDLSRKPSK; this comes from the coding sequence ATGGATCGAAACCTGGCTTTAGAATTCGTACGTGTGACCGAAGCAGCTGCTCTGGCTTCCGCCCGCTGGGTGGGTCGTGGTGAAGAAAAACCTGCAGACGCTGCCGCTGTGGACGCCATGAGAAAAGCTTTCGACATCATCAATATGGATGGCACCGTGGTGATCGGTGAAGGTGAGCGCGACGAAGCTCCGATGCTTTATATCGGTGAAAAAGTCGGCACCAATTCAGGTGATGCGCCGGCATTGGACATTGCTTTGGATCCACTGGAAGGAACAACGATCTGTGCTACGGGTGGTGTGGGTTCTATTTCTGTGATTGCGGTGGCTGAAAAAGGAAAATTCCTGCACGCTCCGGACACCTACATGGATAAAATAGCCTGTGGTCCTGCGGCCAAAGGTGTGATCGACATTGATAAATCCGCGACTGAAAACATTCACGCCGTGGCCAAAGCTTTGGATAAAGCGGTGAACGATCTGACGGTTGTTATTTTGAATCGCCCTCGTCACGAGGCTTTGATTGCGGAAGTGCGCAGAACCGGCGCACGCATTCATCTGATCGGGGACGGTGACGTTTCCGCAGCAGTGGGTGCGGCATGGCCGGATTCTGGTATCGATCTTTTGATGGGTGTCGGTGGCGCGCCAGAGGGTGTGATTTCTGCCGCAGCCATGCAGTGTCTTGGCGGTGACTTCCAGGGACGTTTGAAATTCCGCAACGAAGAAGAGCGTGCTCGCGCCACTCGCATGGGATTGAAGGATCTGGACAAGAAATTCACCGTGGATGAACTGGCTTCCGGGTCTGTGATGTTTGTTGCAACGGGTGTGACAGATGGTCCTTTCCTGAAGGGTGTGCGTTTCCTTCCGGATGGCAAAGCGAAAAGTCATTCCGTAGTGATGCGTTCCCAGACCGGGACGATTCGCACCATTGAAGCCTTCCACGACCTTTCCCGCAAGCCGAGCAAATAG
- a CDS encoding acyl-CoA thioesterase, with protein MFIHRHKVQFYETDLMGIVHHSNYLRFYEEARVAWAHAHGLLDYQKPGSASHFAVYETQVKHVKPTFFGDDLEIEVQARTEGNRLVFQYRLHGRNNEVCSVAKTVHVPLGLDLKLLRFPADMKAIVNKELEKEPWIETWL; from the coding sequence ATGTTTATTCATCGTCACAAAGTGCAGTTTTACGAAACAGATCTTATGGGAATTGTTCACCACAGCAATTACCTGAGATTTTACGAGGAAGCCCGTGTGGCCTGGGCGCACGCTCATGGATTGCTGGATTACCAAAAGCCGGGTTCGGCGAGTCATTTTGCAGTCTATGAAACTCAAGTAAAACATGTGAAACCCACATTCTTTGGGGACGATCTTGAAATCGAAGTGCAGGCGCGCACGGAAGGCAACCGACTGGTGTTCCAGTACCGTCTGCATGGCCGCAACAACGAAGTGTGTTCGGTTGCAAAGACTGTTCACGTCCCCCTGGGGTTGGATTTAAAACTATTAAGATTTCCGGCAGATATGAAAGCCATTGTGAATAAAGAATTGGAGAAAGAACCATGGATCGAAACCTGGCTTTAG
- the pgsA gene encoding CDP-diacylglycerol--glycerol-3-phosphate 3-phosphatidyltransferase — MAVTEFQKNLPTRITLSRVFFVPVIVALMWPNTLGWNVAAACFFILASITDYYDGYYARKYNAVSNFGKFMDPIADKILVTSVLAMLLAQGKIDAWMVIIILARDNFIGGIRSVAAADQIIIAAKPAGKWKTAMQMVAIPIVIIGNLEPHIPYLDKIGYGVLWVSVILSITSGVEYYLGYLKSRKD; from the coding sequence GTGGCAGTTACAGAATTTCAGAAGAATCTTCCAACAAGAATCACCTTAAGCCGGGTGTTCTTTGTGCCTGTTATTGTGGCACTGATGTGGCCCAACACTCTGGGCTGGAATGTCGCTGCTGCCTGCTTTTTCATTCTGGCCTCCATCACTGATTACTATGATGGCTACTATGCCCGCAAATACAACGCCGTCAGCAATTTCGGCAAATTCATGGATCCCATCGCCGACAAAATCCTGGTCACCAGCGTCCTAGCCATGCTGCTGGCCCAGGGCAAAATCGACGCCTGGATGGTGATCATTATCCTGGCCCGGGATAACTTTATCGGGGGCATTCGCTCCGTTGCTGCGGCAGATCAAATCATTATCGCGGCCAAACCGGCCGGCAAATGGAAGACCGCCATGCAAATGGTGGCCATTCCTATTGTAATTATTGGAAATCTAGAGCCCCATATCCCTTATTTGGACAAAATTGGGTACGGAGTCTTGTGGGTGAGCGTCATTTTAAGTATAACAAGCGGAGTTGAGTACTATTTAGGCTATCTAAAAAGTCGTAAAGACTAA
- a CDS encoding DHA2 family efflux MFS transporter permease subunit has protein sequence MKRESVLIIVVAVMASLLEIVDASIVNVALSSMMGNLGATLEDISMVITGYAIANAIILPVSAWLGERIGRRVYFLGCIALFTLTSVACGLAPNLETLTVFRILQGLAGGALLPTSQTLIYEQFPKEKAGIAGAIFGMSVMIGPALGPVLGGYLTDTFGWRSIFNINLPLGLLALFIGSLVIFDREKEPGKENQKSELDIWGLTFLVLGIGCLQYVLERGEADDWFASNIILFNAIIAAVALPLFVWWELRVKNPIINVRLFLQPLVSNGVFLMGMIGFFLYGVVFILPVFVSRTLHYDATQIGVLFIPGSILTAALMPFIGRAMVQGVDPRKLIFVGLLSLEVCLYTMTLLSPLSSEGEILRMLFIRGFGMAFLFVPINSSILSQFKGVEMGQVSGLLNLSRQIGGSVGIALIGTMLNKNSHQNYLDLTSKVSLLNANTQSAYYGAANTLGSKMSEGLGMATGNEAALKSLYGRIQNQVFMLSFRQLMFLMMIIFATAFIPLALIRFKNKTNTVVDAH, from the coding sequence ATGAAAAGAGAATCCGTACTGATTATCGTGGTGGCCGTGATGGCTTCCCTGCTTGAAATTGTCGATGCGTCCATCGTGAATGTGGCGCTGTCGTCGATGATGGGAAATCTGGGGGCGACCCTGGAGGACATCAGTATGGTGATCACCGGTTACGCCATCGCCAATGCCATCATCCTTCCTGTATCGGCGTGGCTGGGCGAACGTATCGGTCGCCGCGTTTATTTCCTGGGGTGTATCGCGCTTTTCACTCTGACGTCGGTGGCCTGTGGTCTGGCGCCCAATCTGGAAACGCTGACTGTATTCCGCATTCTTCAGGGGCTTGCAGGCGGGGCCTTGCTACCAACGTCGCAAACTTTGATCTATGAACAGTTCCCCAAAGAAAAGGCCGGCATTGCCGGAGCCATCTTCGGGATGAGTGTGATGATTGGACCCGCGTTGGGTCCGGTGCTGGGTGGTTATCTGACTGATACTTTCGGCTGGAGATCCATCTTCAACATCAATCTTCCCCTGGGCTTGCTGGCGCTGTTTATCGGAAGTCTGGTTATCTTTGATCGCGAAAAAGAACCGGGTAAAGAAAATCAGAAATCTGAACTCGACATCTGGGGACTGACGTTCCTGGTGCTGGGGATCGGATGTCTTCAATATGTTTTAGAGCGCGGCGAGGCGGATGACTGGTTTGCTTCGAATATTATCTTGTTCAATGCCATCATCGCGGCTGTCGCATTGCCGCTGTTTGTATGGTGGGAGCTGCGAGTGAAGAATCCGATCATCAACGTCCGTCTGTTCCTGCAGCCGTTAGTCAGTAACGGCGTGTTCCTGATGGGTATGATCGGCTTCTTCCTTTATGGTGTGGTCTTTATCCTTCCGGTGTTTGTTTCCAGAACTCTTCACTATGATGCGACCCAGATCGGGGTGCTGTTTATCCCGGGCTCGATTCTGACAGCGGCATTGATGCCGTTTATTGGCCGGGCCATGGTGCAAGGGGTGGACCCAAGAAAACTGATCTTTGTGGGCCTTCTGTCCCTGGAAGTGTGTCTGTACACGATGACCTTGCTTTCTCCGCTTTCTTCGGAAGGCGAGATTTTGCGCATGCTCTTTATTCGCGGGTTCGGTATGGCCTTTTTGTTTGTGCCGATCAACTCAAGCATCTTAAGCCAGTTTAAAGGTGTTGAGATGGGGCAAGTGTCGGGGTTGTTAAACCTGTCCCGTCAAATCGGGGGCAGCGTGGGGATTGCCTTGATCGGAACGATGCTGAACAAAAACAGCCATCAAAACTATTTGGATCTGACTTCCAAGGTGTCTCTTTTGAACGCCAACACTCAAAGTGCTTATTACGGAGCAGCCAACACGCTGGGTTCTAAAATGAGTGAGGGGCTGGGGATGGCGACGGGGAACGAGGCGGCGCTAAAAAGTCTTTATGGGCGCATTCAGAATCAGGTGTTCATGCTAAGCTTCCGCCAGTTGATGTTCCTGATGATGATTATCTTTGCAACCGCCTTCATCCCGCTGGCCTTGATCCGCTTTAAAAACAAAACCAATACGGTGGTGGATGCGCACTAA
- a CDS encoding HlyD family secretion protein, giving the protein MDKKKKLLAGFGTVAVLVAGYFLYEHMMYVTTDNAQVEAHSVMIAAKVGGYINAVHITEGMKVKKGDVLIEIDDRDYQNHLRQIKGELASLEAKKRDADKNLRRISELFSKGVVSQQQYDSTTTSLAEVKAKYEAVSAQVAQAELNFQNTKILAPSDGFIAKRAAEVGQLASPGVPLVGFVDAGERWVTANFKETEIEGVVPGKKVNIDVDAISGHSFVGVVESISSATGATFTLLPPDNATGNFTKVVQRVPVKIRFENVTAEQVEALKAGLSAFVKVHKH; this is encoded by the coding sequence ATGGATAAAAAGAAAAAGTTATTGGCAGGTTTCGGAACTGTGGCGGTGCTGGTTGCAGGATATTTTCTGTATGAACACATGATGTACGTTACGACTGACAACGCGCAGGTCGAAGCGCACTCGGTGATGATCGCTGCCAAAGTGGGTGGTTATATCAACGCTGTTCATATTACTGAAGGTATGAAAGTTAAAAAAGGCGATGTGCTGATCGAGATCGACGATCGTGACTATCAAAATCACCTGCGTCAGATCAAAGGCGAGCTGGCCTCTTTAGAGGCCAAGAAAAGAGACGCCGACAAGAATCTTCGCCGCATTTCTGAACTGTTCTCTAAAGGCGTGGTTTCCCAGCAGCAGTATGACAGCACGACAACCTCTTTGGCCGAAGTGAAAGCCAAGTATGAGGCGGTCAGCGCCCAAGTGGCCCAGGCAGAACTGAATTTCCAGAACACTAAAATTCTTGCCCCTTCCGACGGCTTTATTGCCAAACGTGCCGCCGAGGTGGGGCAGTTGGCTTCCCCGGGTGTTCCTTTGGTCGGCTTTGTCGACGCGGGTGAACGCTGGGTGACGGCAAATTTCAAAGAAACTGAAATCGAGGGTGTGGTTCCGGGTAAGAAAGTGAATATCGATGTGGATGCGATTTCCGGCCACAGTTTTGTTGGTGTGGTGGAGTCCATCAGTTCTGCAACCGGTGCGACGTTCACGTTGCTTCCTCCGGACAATGCCACTGGGAACTTCACCAAAGTGGTGCAGCGTGTGCCGGTGAAAATCCGTTTTGAAAACGTCACTGCTGAGCAAGTGGAAGCCCTGAAGGCGGGTCTTTCTGCTTTCGTAAAAGTGCACAAGCACTAA
- a CDS encoding TolC family protein: MITMKNYGKVLVVGALLGSSLQSQAAGLHLQDAVNEALNNSPKVQKSGSQYRETDWKKTESYSGFLPTLSAQASYLFDKKYALVDVNLNNVPLAIPQVVPTTNAYLTAQWSIFDGFASTNRYLSANAFSESAKNDFDWTRFQVQREVTVLFYKALAAKELKAVAEQNVRALEDHLKDVRLFKKVGSSTNYDVLRVEVQMSEAQSELLNATDNVELSRGRLSEALGMDQDVAEVDGILPRLSPDVVAKLENATLEDRKDLQALRLRAEGFKHQEDSAEKYWVPRISLIGQYQYYNNRNDRFDDFDQFRDAYQFGVMLNWNLFDGMTSISRSKQSIEQKYQAEKTVRQAELKSQRDFDMWKKKFLYYCKVYEARLNDISKSEESVRLAREGQKVGARTNTDVLDAEAELYRARAGAVNAQVGAIEAIVNLELSTGQQLVNFN; encoded by the coding sequence ATGATCACAATGAAAAACTACGGCAAAGTTCTTGTTGTTGGTGCGTTGCTGGGGTCTTCTCTCCAGTCTCAGGCAGCGGGTCTGCATCTGCAGGACGCCGTGAATGAAGCTCTGAACAACTCTCCAAAAGTGCAAAAATCCGGATCCCAATACCGTGAAACCGACTGGAAAAAGACAGAGTCCTATTCGGGCTTCTTGCCTACACTGTCGGCCCAGGCCAGTTACCTCTTTGACAAGAAATATGCGCTGGTCGACGTCAATCTTAACAATGTTCCTTTGGCAATACCCCAGGTGGTCCCAACCACGAATGCCTATCTGACGGCCCAGTGGTCCATCTTTGATGGCTTTGCCAGCACGAATCGTTATCTGAGTGCTAATGCTTTCAGTGAATCCGCGAAAAATGATTTCGACTGGACTCGTTTTCAAGTGCAGCGGGAAGTGACGGTGCTGTTTTATAAGGCTCTGGCGGCGAAAGAATTAAAGGCCGTCGCTGAACAAAACGTGCGGGCCCTGGAAGATCACCTGAAAGACGTGCGTCTTTTTAAAAAGGTCGGCTCCTCGACCAATTACGATGTTTTGCGTGTCGAGGTGCAGATGAGCGAGGCCCAATCCGAACTTTTAAATGCCACGGACAATGTCGAGCTGTCCCGTGGGCGTTTGAGTGAGGCGCTGGGAATGGATCAGGATGTGGCGGAAGTTGATGGGATTTTGCCGCGATTGAGTCCGGATGTGGTTGCAAAGCTGGAAAATGCGACCCTGGAAGATCGCAAGGATCTGCAGGCTTTGCGCTTGCGCGCTGAAGGTTTTAAGCATCAGGAGGATTCTGCGGAAAAATACTGGGTGCCACGCATTTCGCTGATTGGTCAGTATCAGTATTACAACAATCGCAATGATCGCTTTGATGATTTTGATCAGTTCCGTGATGCGTATCAGTTTGGTGTGATGCTGAATTGGAATTTGTTCGACGGAATGACCTCGATTTCCCGTTCCAAGCAAAGCATTGAACAGAAATACCAGGCCGAAAAGACCGTGCGTCAGGCCGAGCTGAAAAGTCAGCGCGACTTCGACATGTGGAAAAAGAAGTTTCTTTATTACTGCAAAGTCTATGAAGCCCGTTTGAACGATATTTCCAAATCAGAGGAAAGTGTTCGTCTGGCCCGCGAAGGTCAGAAGGTCGGGGCCCGCACCAATACGGACGTGTTGGATGCCGAGGCCGAACTTTACCGCGCTCGCGCGGGGGCGGTGAATGCCCAGGTCGGGGCGATCGAAGCGATCGTCAATCTGGAGCTTAGCACCGGTCAGCAATTGGTTAATTTTAATTAA
- a CDS encoding MarR family winged helix-turn-helix transcriptional regulator, translated as MKKSSPPTNCDATSFNPVLKAYFGYCLNKCALRYKDMMGRALLQHKIVGPQLGIMKLLQVQGPKSQIALGQEMYIDKASMVKFIDGLEKLKYVRRVPGEQDRRIKVIELTPKGLKDLDAIAKTQRQVEDEFLSPLTKKDKDLLKEILPKLLT; from the coding sequence TTGAAAAAATCATCACCCCCCACCAACTGCGATGCCACCTCGTTTAATCCCGTCCTGAAGGCCTACTTCGGGTACTGTCTCAATAAGTGTGCACTTCGATACAAGGACATGATGGGACGCGCCCTGCTTCAACATAAGATTGTCGGTCCCCAACTGGGAATTATGAAGCTTCTTCAAGTTCAGGGCCCCAAGAGTCAAATCGCCCTAGGGCAGGAAATGTATATAGACAAAGCCTCGATGGTAAAATTCATCGATGGCCTGGAAAAACTGAAGTACGTGCGACGTGTTCCGGGCGAGCAAGACCGCCGCATCAAGGTCATCGAACTGACGCCGAAAGGCTTGAAAGACCTCGATGCCATCGCCAAAACTCAAAGGCAGGTGGAAGATGAATTCCTTTCACCGCTGACAAAGAAAGACAAAGACCTGCTGAAAGAAATCCTGCCGAAACTTCTTACATAA
- a CDS encoding nucleoside deaminase: MNSDQIRFLEMAINLAAENLQEHHGRPFGAVLVKNNEVISTGVNQILLTQDPTSHAELSAIRAASQVLESPRLDGCVIYASGQPCPMCLAAMHMTGIKEVYYALSNDDGEAVGLSTARIYEQMQKPLAEQSIKITHTPLVGASDRLYEGWKRLQQKT; this comes from the coding sequence ATGAACAGCGATCAAATCCGTTTTTTGGAAATGGCTATCAACCTTGCCGCTGAGAACCTGCAGGAACACCACGGCCGACCTTTTGGTGCGGTGCTGGTTAAAAATAACGAAGTCATCTCCACGGGTGTGAATCAGATTCTGCTAACGCAGGATCCAACTTCGCACGCAGAGCTTTCGGCCATCCGCGCAGCAAGCCAGGTGCTAGAAAGCCCCCGCTTGGATGGCTGCGTGATTTACGCCAGCGGACAACCCTGCCCCATGTGTCTGGCAGCGATGCACATGACCGGAATCAAAGAAGTATATTACGCGCTTTCAAACGATGATGGTGAGGCCGTGGGACTTTCCACCGCACGCATTTACGAACAGATGCAAAAACCCCTCGCCGAACAATCCATTAAAATCACCCACACCCCCCTGGTTGGAGCCAGCGACCGTCTGTACGAAGGATGGAAGCGCCTTCAGCAAAAAACTTAA
- a CDS encoding putative quinol monooxygenase has product MVQCALLVRFEAKPGKEAEVERFLKNGLALVEDEPETTAWFALRLNSHEFGIFDAFPDESGRKAHLAGKVAEALFAQSPDLFAAEPRIEQIDVIADKLPGSGKSARELPPEAYAP; this is encoded by the coding sequence ATGGTTCAATGTGCATTGTTGGTTCGCTTTGAGGCCAAGCCCGGCAAAGAAGCAGAAGTGGAAAGATTTTTGAAGAACGGCCTTGCACTGGTGGAGGACGAGCCTGAAACCACCGCGTGGTTCGCTTTAAGGCTGAATTCGCATGAATTTGGGATCTTTGATGCCTTCCCGGATGAATCCGGTCGCAAAGCTCATTTGGCCGGGAAAGTGGCCGAAGCTCTTTTTGCTCAGTCGCCGGATTTATTTGCTGCAGAACCACGCATCGAGCAGATTGATGTGATCGCTGATAAACTTCCAGGCTCAGGCAAAAGTGCCCGTGAGCTTCCTCCGGAAGCCTATGCGCCTTAA
- a CDS encoding APC family permease: protein MQKSLGLLMLIFYATGMILGAGVYSVIGKAAGVAHEGLWLSFVLAAVAALLTALSYAELSTLFPKAGAEYVYMKEIFPQRKILSFLCGCLMIFAAICTASTVALSFAAYLQDFFKAPEALIAVAVLIFFTLVNIWGVRESGWMNIVFTLVELSGLLIFIYAGLKQPDFGKALSAPLSWGIVNGASLIFFAYLGFESMVNLAEEAKEPEKNIPRAILISLALTTVVYVTVGLAALAMMSPDDLEKSDAVLSDALMRHSPEAARALGGIALFATANTVMIALLAASRICLGMARGRDLPKMFSAILPKRQSPWLASLLVFALTLLFLPLKKIEIIASVSSFVTIVVFIIVNAAVVYLRRKDPARKRPFRVPGAIAGWPVLPLLAAGIALFFLFHFEEQVYYVGFGIVIFVLLVYQALHRRRA, encoded by the coding sequence GTGCAGAAATCGCTGGGCCTTTTAATGCTGATTTTTTACGCCACCGGCATGATTCTGGGGGCGGGGGTTTATTCGGTGATTGGAAAGGCCGCCGGGGTCGCTCACGAGGGGCTGTGGCTTAGTTTTGTGCTGGCTGCAGTGGCGGCTTTGCTGACGGCTCTTTCTTACGCTGAGCTTTCGACCCTGTTCCCCAAGGCGGGAGCGGAATATGTTTATATGAAAGAGATCTTTCCTCAACGAAAGATCCTTTCTTTTTTGTGTGGTTGCCTGATGATATTTGCTGCGATTTGCACGGCTTCAACAGTGGCTCTTTCTTTTGCGGCCTATCTCCAGGATTTTTTCAAGGCGCCGGAAGCTCTGATTGCGGTCGCCGTGCTGATTTTTTTTACGCTGGTGAATATCTGGGGGGTGCGTGAGTCGGGCTGGATGAATATTGTCTTCACCCTGGTCGAGCTTTCAGGTTTGTTGATTTTCATTTATGCTGGTTTAAAGCAGCCTGATTTCGGCAAAGCCCTCTCGGCGCCTTTAAGCTGGGGGATTGTCAACGGGGCCTCATTGATCTTTTTTGCCTACCTGGGATTTGAAAGTATGGTGAACCTGGCCGAAGAGGCCAAAGAGCCAGAGAAGAACATCCCCCGCGCCATATTGATCAGTCTTGCGCTGACCACGGTGGTGTATGTGACTGTCGGTCTGGCGGCCTTGGCAATGATGAGTCCAGATGATTTGGAAAAGTCAGATGCTGTGTTAAGTGACGCCCTGATGAGGCATTCGCCGGAGGCGGCGAGGGCTCTGGGGGGCATTGCCTTGTTTGCCACGGCCAACACTGTGATGATTGCTTTGTTGGCTGCCAGTCGGATCTGCCTGGGGATGGCCCGGGGCAGGGATCTGCCGAAAATGTTTTCGGCGATTTTACCCAAGCGACAAAGCCCGTGGTTGGCGTCGCTTTTGGTTTTTGCACTGACCTTGTTGTTTTTGCCTCTTAAGAAAATCGAGATTATTGCCAGTGTTTCTTCGTTTGTGACGATAGTGGTTTTTATTATCGTGAACGCGGCGGTGGTTTATCTGCGGCGCAAGGATCCGGCGCGAAAAAGACCTTTTCGGGTTCCGGGGGCCATCGCGGGATGGCCTGTGCTGCCTCTGTTGGCGGCGGGAATTGCTTTGTTCTTTTTATTTCATTTTGAAGAACAGGTGTATTACGTGGGCTTTGGGATCGTGATCTTTGTGCTTTTGGTGTATCAGGCGCTGCACAGACGCCGCGCCTGA
- a CDS encoding hemerythrin domain-containing protein: MQIYELLKKDHREVKKMFEQAQGALDDGNLFEAEKVFYKIRTELTAHSKSEEEVFYQPLKALARDEKSEELSWEGQEEHHVIALLLNELSRISVNEDAWKAKLTVLSELVDHHVEEEEGEIFKVAKKHFSDAEAEEIAEQMTALKERYKTMIDDALEEDVEIFTHPMRKIPSEGLRPSA, translated from the coding sequence ATGCAAATTTACGAACTTTTAAAGAAGGATCATCGTGAGGTGAAAAAGATGTTCGAGCAGGCGCAGGGAGCCCTGGATGACGGCAACCTGTTTGAGGCGGAAAAGGTGTTTTATAAAATACGCACCGAACTGACCGCTCATTCCAAATCCGAGGAAGAGGTTTTCTATCAGCCGCTGAAAGCGCTGGCCCGGGACGAAAAGTCCGAAGAACTCAGTTGGGAAGGCCAGGAGGAACATCACGTTATTGCGTTGTTGCTGAATGAATTGTCGCGAATCAGTGTCAACGAGGATGCCTGGAAGGCGAAGCTGACCGTACTGAGTGAGCTTGTGGATCATCACGTTGAAGAAGAGGAGGGTGAGATCTTCAAGGTCGCTAAAAAGCATTTCTCCGATGCGGAGGCCGAAGAGATCGCGGAACAGATGACCGCCCTGAAGGAGCGCTATAAAACCATGATTGATGATGCTCTTGAAGAGGATGTCGAGATATTCACCCATCCGATGCGTAAGATTCCGTCAGAGGGCTTGCGTCCATCCGCATGA
- a CDS encoding FKBP-type peptidyl-prolyl cis-trans isomerase gives MTSELPEVKITDTVIGTGQTASKGALVFCHYEGFLEDGTKFDSSYDHGRPFEFVVGSKKVIAGWSLGFLGMKEGGKRTIYVPSHLAYGERQIGQFIKPHSNLIFHVELIEARPRE, from the coding sequence ATGACATCTGAACTGCCTGAAGTAAAAATCACCGACACTGTTATTGGAACCGGCCAGACCGCCAGCAAGGGCGCTTTGGTGTTTTGTCATTACGAAGGGTTTCTGGAAGACGGCACCAAGTTTGATTCCAGCTACGACCACGGCCGCCCTTTTGAGTTTGTGGTGGGGTCCAAAAAGGTGATCGCCGGCTGGAGCCTGGGATTTCTGGGCATGAAAGAAGGCGGAAAACGGACAATCTATGTGCCGTCACACCTTGCCTATGGCGAGCGCCAGATTGGACAGTTTATTAAACCTCATTCCAATCTGATCTTTCACGTGGAACTGATCGAGGCCCGCCCGCGCGAATAA
- a CDS encoding DUF4423 domain-containing protein, with protein MSNPFGNFLKSKLDEIQKRNPRFSFRSLAKKVAISPGCLNELMHGKRPLSEFYASKIVLGLELGVEERNQVYAMIATRSRKFNVQKRLTEQQLELLSSWEHFAILNLMRIPQFQSSEKWISQRLGIPVEKVQHSLDLLMNLGFIKMHGNIFVRTVASLGTTSDIPSHALVQAHVSDMNKAIEVLKVTTPDRRDYSAITLAFNPEKMTEVKALIKKFRQRLSLLAEEGEPSEVYNLNIQFFPLTVPVK; from the coding sequence ATGTCGAATCCCTTCGGTAATTTTTTGAAAAGCAAACTCGATGAAATTCAAAAACGAAATCCACGTTTTTCTTTCCGTTCCCTGGCAAAAAAAGTCGCGATCTCTCCCGGATGCCTGAATGAGCTCATGCACGGCAAGCGGCCTTTGAGTGAGTTCTATGCCAGCAAGATTGTTCTGGGTCTGGAACTGGGGGTTGAAGAGCGCAATCAGGTTTATGCGATGATTGCGACCCGCTCCCGCAAATTCAATGTGCAAAAAAGGCTGACCGAACAGCAACTGGAGCTTCTTTCAAGCTGGGAGCATTTTGCGATTCTTAATCTGATGCGTATCCCGCAATTTCAATCCAGCGAAAAATGGATCAGCCAGCGCCTGGGCATTCCGGTTGAAAAAGTACAGCACAGTCTGGATCTGCTGATGAATCTTGGTTTTATCAAGATGCATGGGAACATATTCGTGCGCACAGTGGCAAGTCTGGGCACAACTTCCGATATTCCCAGTCATGCCCTGGTCCAGGCCCATGTTTCTGATATGAATAAAGCCATTGAGGTTCTTAAGGTCACGACTCCGGACCGTCGCGATTATTCTGCGATCACTTTGGCTTTCAATCCCGAGAAGATGACAGAGGTCAAGGCGCTCATTAAAAAGTTCCGCCAGCGTCTTTCTTTGCTGGCAGAAGAGGGTGAACCGTCCGAGGTCTACAACCTGAATATTCAGTTCTTCCCTTTGACCGTGCCGGTCAAGTGA
- a CDS encoding alpha/beta hydrolase — protein MNEIRRDYPGLRLFLYGRSVGSGIAVKTAVDNKVDGVILETPYTSLYEMAKLRFSWFPQVLLKYSMPSVQWIQNVEAPILVVHGDHDQVIPAEMGYKLSQKSNRSTYVLIPGGDHNNLSEFDAYWEAVLSVLK, from the coding sequence GTGAACGAGATTCGTCGGGACTATCCGGGTCTTCGACTGTTTCTTTACGGTCGCTCGGTTGGTTCTGGAATTGCGGTGAAAACAGCCGTCGACAACAAAGTCGATGGGGTGATTCTGGAAACACCTTACACCAGTTTGTATGAAATGGCGAAACTGAGGTTTTCCTGGTTCCCTCAGGTTTTACTGAAGTACTCGATGCCGTCAGTCCAGTGGATTCAAAATGTGGAAGCACCCATTTTGGTTGTGCATGGTGATCACGATCAGGTTATTCCCGCCGAGATGGGTTATAAACTTTCTCAAAAGTCCAATAGGAGCACATACGTTCTGATTCCGGGTGGAGATCACAACAATCTCTCTGAGTTTGATGCTTATTGGGAGGCCGTGCTGTCTGTGCTGAAGTGA